The genomic window gaatcataATCTAAGTAAGACAGAACAAAAAAGTGTaaacacatacaaaaatatatatatatatatatatattatatttttataatattattaaggaGATGAAGTAGTATAGTAGTAGTAATGTAATGTAATGATATCTAGTAACGAAGGAATACGTGTAtatgtttatatctttttgtagttttatgtatttttatattatatgatttttacaatcaagtttttaaatcattttttatatctttgcacaattagattttttaagaGTAAGAAGTGATGAAGTAAAGAAAAGtagttattgatattaaattaacaattattctacggcacaattatatttttaaaatagcagAGTGTTTCTAAATCAGATTGCCAAATGAGTAAGGAGATGTAagagaaaacataaattattctattaattatatgtatttaacttACTTATTGTTATCAATAAACTAACTCTGGCTCAATAATTTCGTGATATATGAGTAATAATTTCGTTCAATTTTAGAGAATTGAGAGGAGGAGGAGGGAGGGATGGAGTTATAAAAGGGGCTTAGGGGACATGCAAATCTAAAGAAACTTACATTAGAttgattttaacaaaagtaCAATCACTGTTTTATGTGGGCCATGCATTAGTTAGTACAAGTAGCGTGTCTTGCCAGGACTGAGTGGTGCATAACCATAAGGAGCTGCAGCAGCTGCTGCGGCCGCTGCAGCCACTTGATGAGATGGTAAAAACGCTCCTGGTTGCATGTGAGCTGGTAGTGGATGTGTGGGAGCCCCCAGACCAGGGGCACCACCTCCATGACGCGAATGATGAGCTGGAGGCGGAGGAATGGCTATCTGTTGATATCCTGCTGTTGTTACATAAACTGTTGTTGGTGCAGCTGCAGCGGCCACAGCTGCTGCAGCCGCCGCCGCATATAGATCCGACGGAGCTCCACCAGTTGGACTATAGTGTCGTCCGACTTGTGCTGCTGCTGCACGATGTACTGTTAATACATCTGCTGGTGATTGAAAAGCATGATTGGAATGAGCTGCTGGAGGTTGAATGTACTCAACAGGAGGATGTGGTCCTCCACTTGTCCCAACGCCTCCTCTGGAGTAATCTGAGGGATGTGCAAGGGGTGGTGGTCCTGATTCTCGAAAAATTAAGCCTTCACGGGTCGACTGATGATGAACTGATTGAGGTACTGTATTTTGCTGTGAGTCTCTCAACGTTGCACTTGTATACTCCCTATCCACACGATCTCGATTAGCATCTTGCACGCACAATTGCTGAAAATACTCTTGAGATGTGTCTAGAGGTcgatttttatagaaatgactACTGTTAGAATCAGTATTACGATAAAAAGAAGTAgttaattcttcttcttttagagTTGAAAGTGTTAATTCCGATTGTGCCTTTGCCAACAATCTGTTTTTCACAGACAGGGAAGAAGAATTTTTGTGGTTATAAGTTGTTGAAGAATTTAGAGAAGTATCAATAGAAGAATCATTGCTTAAAATCTCTGCTTTGACCTTATTTTGCGGTTGCTGTGGAGTGCGCCTTGTATGATAATCTTCATCTGAATCTGTAACTGTAACACAGGACGGAATATGACTTCGAGTCGGTGTTCTATGGGAAGAATACTCCAGTGGAGTTATTCTCATCACCGAGGGGCATCCACCAGAAGAAGGAGGGGTTACTTTAGTTTTGGTAACTGACGGTTTTATGTCTGGAGCAGATTCTTCTTCGCTATCAGATATTGTAATCACTTCTGGAACATTATTGTTCTCTGATTGTTTAATCGATTGATAAGTCAATGGTGGGGTATCATTGATGGTAATAGATCGAGGTGGCGAAGGATGATGTGCAGATTGTTGGAAGGAATGGTTTTCTTTGATACGTTTCTTGActggactcaattgatttggctCCTTTTTGACATAACGACCACTATAGCTAGTGTTATTATTATGAGCTGGGGGCGGAGGCCCCTTAGTTGGTCTCTTAGAAGATGCATAAGCAGCTCTTTCCACAACATTGTTTGCCCGCAAGGATGGACGATCATATATTGAAGCTGTAACAGAAGGCTGGAAAGTAGTTTGATCGGGTATCCAAGCTGCATCTACAATAAGTGGGCAAGGAATAGGTCTCAAAAGATCATCAGACTGAAGTTGCTGCCATGAAGGAACCAAAGCCATTTGTCTAGTTGTGCCAGGCCATGAAGCTTGAACCGCGGCTAACATTTGACGGCCATTAGATTCAACCATCGTTACAGGGACATATTGTTGAGGATGATGAGGTGGGGGTGGCTGAGAACTGAGTAATGAAGGTGGAGGAGGCTGGAGCTGTAAAGCAGCAGCCGCAGCAGCAGCTGCGACGGCAGCATTAGATCCTTGCGCGGATCCTTGTACAACAACATGCTTAGCGCCCGCTGGAGATGGTAGGGATTGATAGTTAGCTGTTTGAACAGGAACCAATGCAGAAGGTACTAATTGATGAGTACTTTGAGGATGTATGTGAGGATCATAATTTGGTCTATCCCCTCCTGTGCGTACCCTATGTAGCTGATTATTAAATGCCAGAGTTACATTTCCGTTGGAACGAGGTACTAAATTCGCCATAAGTGAAGCAGAATTTGCTGAATTATTTGCATTTGTTGACGGTGTTCTTTTACAAGTATCCATCATTCTTGCAGATGCTTTGACGTTAGCACAATGAGCATAATCAGCCATATGAGTCATGGTTATAAAAGGGTGATTAAGTGCCTCACTTGGAGTTATTCTTCTTTCTTGTACCATGGTCAGCATTCTCTTTAGTAGATCGATAAATTCTCTACGATCCACTTTCTCAGCCAATAATTCCCCCCTATCCAAATCAGTTGGTACATTTACTTGACCCATATCTTCCAgacaattgaatatatattttcgagCCTCTTTGGATTTGATTTTAGTCTCCATTTCATGCTCTTCAGGAGTTTTTAATCTCCAAAAAGGATAGGAGGAATCCCTGTCGCGATAGAAAAACTTAGTAGTTTTTGAGGATGATGACTTGTTTAACATATGCTCCGGAGGTAATCCCTGAGTTTGAGATATGTATCGGATTTGGTCGTATTCAGATGATCCAGGATATAGTGGCCAACCAAGAAATAATTCTGCAACAACACATCCCAGAGACCACATATCTATAGCTTCACAAAAAGGTAATCCCAAAATAATTTCAGGAGCACGATAGTACCTACTCTGAAGATAAGTGTTGCAGATAGCTTTTGAAACGTGTGAAGCCGAGCCAAAATCAATAACCTTAACTCGATAAGGTTGACGAACTGGGTCGAGTAACATTATGTTTTCTGGCTTTAAATCTGCGTGGATAAGACCGAGCTGCTTAAGTTTTAATAGTGCCGTGAGTACTTGTTGCGCTATAGGTCGAATATATTTTAGCGGGAGAGGTTGGAATTTGTTATGTTTCAGAAAGTCGTACAAATTTTGTTCTAACATTTCAAAGACAAGGCAAGTATGATTTTTGTGAGTAAAACATTCATAGGCTCTTACAAAGTTAAATTCGTCTGAATTCTCTTGAGCCAATCGGGATAAGATACTGACTTCAATTTGTCCCTGTCTAGCGTAAGATGGATGATTTTTGAGGATTTTGATGGCAACAATTTCATTCGTTCCTTTCTTCCAACATTTGGCAACTTGGCCAAATGTTCCTCGTCCCAAAAATTCCAGAACTTCATACCGATTATTGAGTGGAGAATACAGTACTTCATGTTGAACTAACTGATAATCT from Lepeophtheirus salmonis chromosome 1, UVic_Lsal_1.4, whole genome shotgun sequence includes these protein-coding regions:
- the Hipk gene encoding uncharacterized protein Hipk; translation: MLEQNLYDFLKHNKFQPLPLKYIRPIAQQVLTALLKLKQLGLIHADLKPENIMLLDPVRQPYRVKVIDFGSASHVSKAICNTYLQSRYYRAPEIILGLPFCEAIDMWSLGCVVAELFLGWPLYPGSSEYDQIRYISQTQGLPPEHMLNKSSSSKTTKFFYRDRDSSYPFWRLKTPEEHEMETKIKSKEARKYIFNCLEDMGQVNVPTDLDRGELLAEKVDRREFIDLLKRMLTMVQERRITPSEALNHPFITMTHMADYAHCANVKASARMMDTCKRTPSTNANNSANSASLMANLVPRSNGNVTLAFNNQLHRVRTGGDRPNYDPHIHPQSTHQLVPSALVPVQTANYQSLPSPAGAKHVVVQGSAQGSNAAVAAAAAAAALQLQPPPPSLLSSQPPPPHHPQQYVPVTMVESNGRQMLAAVQASWPGTTRQMALVPSWQQLQSDDLLRPIPCPLIVDAAWIPDQTTFQPSVTASIYDRPSLRANNVVERAAYASSKRPTKGPPPPAHNNNTSYSGRYVKKEPNQLSPVKKRIKENHSFQQSAHHPSPPRSITINDTPPLTYQSIKQSENNNVPEVITISDSEEESAPDIKPSVTKTKVTPPSSGGCPSVMRITPLEYSSHRTPTRSHIPSCVTVTDSDEDYHTRRTPQQPQNKVKAEILSNDSSIDTSLNSSTTYNHKNSSSLSVKNRLLAKAQSELTLSTLKEEELTTSFYRNTDSNSSHFYKNRPLDTSQEYFQQLCVQDANRDRVDREYTSATLRDSQQNTVPQSVHHQSTREGLIFRESGPPPLAHPSDYSRGGVGTSGGPHPPVEYIQPPAAHSNHAFQSPADVLTVHRAAAAQVGRHYSPTGGAPSDLYAAAAAAAVAAAAAPTTVYVTTAGYQQIAIPPPPAHHSRHGGGAPGLGAPTHPLPAHMQPGAFLPSHQVAAAAAAAAAAPYGYAPLSPGKTRYLY